Proteins from a single region of candidate division KSB1 bacterium:
- a CDS encoding 2-oxoacid:ferredoxin oxidoreductase subunit beta, translating into MAFELATSPVQYKAADYKTEAHNDWCPGCGDFGILSAVQLTLADMQLAPHRVVIFSGIGCSSKLPHFVNTYGIHTLHGRSLPFAVGAKLANPELTVIAAGGDGDGLGIGVGHFVSAGRRNVDFTYILFNNGVYGLTKGQASPTLRLGIKTKSLPQPNINEGVNPLLLALAAGFTFIARGYAYDVKHLRELIRRGIEHNGSAYIDVLQPCPTYNDINTKDWYGGDDRKDPQTGMALPRVYKLNQSGYDPVIGPNSDDAEIQAKLGHFIEKAMEWGERVPVGVFLKNDTVPSYDRRIAKRIKNYFDAAPARRTIADAEGKPMADLAGFFEELRVT; encoded by the coding sequence ATGGCGTTTGAACTTGCAACTTCTCCCGTTCAATATAAAGCTGCCGATTACAAAACCGAGGCGCACAACGACTGGTGCCCCGGCTGCGGCGACTTCGGCATCCTGAGCGCCGTGCAGTTGACGCTGGCGGATATGCAACTCGCCCCGCATCGCGTCGTCATTTTTTCCGGCATCGGCTGTTCGAGCAAGCTGCCGCATTTTGTCAATACGTATGGCATTCACACTTTGCACGGCCGCTCGCTGCCGTTTGCCGTCGGCGCCAAACTGGCGAATCCGGAATTGACCGTAATCGCTGCCGGTGGCGATGGCGACGGACTCGGCATCGGCGTCGGGCATTTTGTGAGCGCCGGCCGCCGCAATGTCGATTTCACTTACATTCTGTTCAACAACGGCGTCTATGGCTTGACCAAAGGCCAGGCCTCGCCAACACTGCGGCTCGGCATCAAAACCAAATCCCTGCCGCAACCGAATATCAACGAGGGCGTCAATCCGCTGCTGCTGGCGCTGGCAGCCGGCTTCACTTTTATTGCGCGCGGTTATGCTTACGACGTCAAGCATCTGCGCGAGCTGATCCGCCGGGGCATCGAGCACAACGGCTCAGCGTACATCGACGTGCTGCAACCGTGCCCGACGTACAATGACATCAACACCAAGGATTGGTACGGCGGCGATGACCGCAAGGATCCGCAAACCGGCATGGCGCTGCCGCGGGTTTACAAGCTCAATCAAAGCGGCTACGATCCGGTGATTGGCCCGAATAGTGATGACGCAGAAATTCAAGCCAAGCTCGGGCATTTCATCGAAAAAGCAATGGAATGGGGCGAGCGTGTGCCGGTGGGCGTGTTCTTGAAGAACGACACGGTGCCGAGCTACGACCGACGCATCGCCAAGCGCATCAAAAATTATTTCGACGCCGCCCCGGCCCGGCGCACCATCGCCGACGCCGAAGGCAAGCCGATGGCGGATTTGGCGGGTTTTTTTGAGGAACTGCGGGTAACATAG
- a CDS encoding 2-oxoacid:ferredoxin oxidoreductase subunit alpha, whose translation MRQNQLSWMTGGAQGSGVDSAANIFAKACTYGGLHVYGKREYYSNIIGEHSYFQVRVAETTVRAHVDTVDLLVTFDAETVIRHGHEVAPGGAIIFDPTLSNTPINKLENLEPQVTKPLLEKLRHEELPATMAGALKMAERRGVKMFPAAYDDFVNALIQELNVDSSRAKKTLNTLSVAVSLGILEYDFDMLARALEAQFRGKTKVIATNIKAAEKAYDFGRSQFAAQFACKLRKVKTTERRLYLTGYQAIALGKLAGGCTFQTYYPITPASDESVYLESHEVFPLRNGSENGRASETGSIVVVQTEDEIAALTMAIGAALAGARAATATSGPGFSLMAEGTGWAGMNEVPVVITLYSRGGPATGLPTRHEQGDLRFALHAAHGEFPRLVLASGDIDEAFHDAVHAFNYAEQYQTPVVHIVDKALANSTQTVTMFDLDKLRLKRGKILSEAELASLQNGGYKRFAFVEDGVSPRSFLGSKHGLFWNTGDEHDESGHITEDPTNRVMMMDKRMRKLETAAREIPLHEKFNFFGDPDAPVTIVSWGSTKGAILDAMNVLQDQGMAVNFLQARLIHPLPAEEFTAILRRAKTTIGVEMNYLAQFAGVVREHTGIALQHLIVKYNGRPISRDEIVESIKNIVTKKTTSRKVVLTYGV comes from the coding sequence ATGCGTCAGAACCAGCTTTCATGGATGACCGGCGGCGCGCAGGGCAGCGGTGTTGATTCTGCCGCCAACATCTTCGCCAAAGCCTGCACCTACGGAGGTCTCCATGTTTACGGAAAGCGGGAGTATTACTCCAACATCATCGGCGAGCACAGCTATTTCCAAGTTCGCGTCGCCGAAACAACCGTGCGCGCGCACGTCGACACGGTTGATCTGCTCGTCACCTTCGACGCCGAGACGGTGATCCGCCACGGCCACGAAGTCGCGCCGGGGGGCGCTATCATCTTCGATCCAACCTTGAGCAACACCCCCATCAACAAGCTTGAAAACCTCGAGCCGCAAGTCACCAAACCGCTGCTGGAGAAATTGCGGCACGAAGAATTGCCCGCCACCATGGCCGGCGCGCTCAAAATGGCCGAGCGCCGCGGCGTGAAAATGTTTCCGGCGGCTTATGACGACTTTGTGAATGCCCTCATCCAGGAACTGAATGTCGATAGCAGCCGCGCCAAGAAAACGCTGAACACACTGTCGGTGGCGGTTTCGCTCGGCATTCTGGAATATGATTTCGACATGCTGGCGCGCGCCCTCGAAGCGCAATTCAGGGGCAAGACCAAAGTCATCGCCACGAATATCAAAGCGGCGGAGAAGGCATACGATTTTGGCCGCAGCCAATTCGCCGCGCAGTTCGCTTGCAAATTGCGCAAAGTCAAAACCACCGAGCGCCGGCTTTATCTCACCGGCTACCAAGCCATTGCGCTGGGGAAACTCGCCGGCGGCTGCACGTTTCAAACGTATTATCCGATTACGCCGGCGAGCGATGAAAGCGTGTATCTCGAATCGCACGAAGTGTTCCCCTTGCGAAATGGCAGCGAGAATGGCCGCGCTAGCGAGACCGGTTCCATCGTCGTCGTGCAAACCGAAGATGAAATCGCCGCGCTCACGATGGCGATTGGCGCGGCCTTGGCCGGCGCACGCGCAGCAACAGCAACCTCTGGACCGGGTTTCTCGTTGATGGCCGAAGGCACGGGATGGGCCGGCATGAATGAAGTGCCAGTGGTGATCACGCTGTATTCGCGCGGCGGTCCGGCAACCGGTTTGCCGACGCGCCACGAGCAGGGCGATCTGCGTTTTGCCTTGCACGCCGCACACGGCGAGTTTCCGCGCCTGGTTTTGGCTTCGGGTGATATCGACGAGGCCTTTCATGACGCCGTCCACGCCTTCAATTATGCCGAGCAATATCAGACGCCCGTGGTTCACATCGTTGATAAAGCCCTCGCCAACTCCACGCAAACCGTGACGATGTTCGATCTCGACAAGCTTCGCCTCAAACGCGGAAAAATTTTGAGCGAGGCGGAATTGGCGAGCCTGCAAAACGGCGGGTACAAGCGTTTCGCCTTTGTCGAAGACGGCGTCTCACCGCGCTCGTTTCTCGGCTCCAAGCACGGCCTCTTTTGGAACACCGGCGACGAGCACGACGAAAGCGGCCACATCACCGAAGATCCGACCAATCGCGTGATGATGATGGACAAGCGCATGCGCAAATTGGAAACGGCGGCGCGCGAGATTCCGCTTCACGAGAAATTCAATTTCTTCGGTGACCCCGACGCCCCGGTGACCATCGTCAGTTGGGGCTCAACCAAGGGCGCGATTCTTGATGCGATGAACGTGTTGCAAGACCAGGGCATGGCGGTGAATTTCCTGCAAGCGCGGTTGATTCATCCGCTGCCGGCAGAGGAATTCACCGCTATTTTGCGCCGCGCTAAAACAACGATCGGCGTTGAGATGAATTATTTGGCGCAATTTGCCGGGGTCGTTCGCGAGCACACCGGTATCGCGCTGCAGCACCTGATCGTCAAATACAATGGCCGCCCGATCTCCCGCGACGAGATTGTCGAAAGCATCAAGAATATCGTCACGAAAAAAACGACTTCCAGAAAGGTGGTGTTGACTTATGGCGTTTGA